The following proteins are co-located in the Microbacterium immunditiarum genome:
- the metE gene encoding 5-methyltetrahydropteroyltriglutamate--homocysteine S-methyltransferase: MSAFPAGTILGYPRIGRRRELKRALEAHWAGEIDDAELEARTAELRRATRERLVGLGLGRDDSSIPESFSLYDQVLDAALAVGALPARFDELREPDGSVGLAATFAAARGSGDQPPLELTKWFDTNYHYLVPEIGPDTVFAPSSARLVRQFAEARADGFITRPVLVGPVTLLALSKATDAAALRPGGADVPVFRPIDRLESVVGAYVSLLADLREAGVDWVQLDEPALVSESLPVSAVELAAAASVAYRALGSAPRRPSILVAAPYGQLGQDAWRALAAAPVEAIALDLVRGVVPLPTSGLEGKTLVGGVVDGRNVWRGDLDAAWSSLESLRGVGAHTAVGTSTSLQHVPHDIADETGLDPRLVSWLAFADQKVAQVATLARGLAEGRTAIEPTLAEASAALADRRAAPGVRDEAVRSRVAGLAEDAFGRTDAARRRALQEDELDLPLLPTTTIGSFPQTAEIRRLRGRRDRGELSQAEYEELLRLEITTVVGLQEELGLDVLVHGEPERNDMVQYFAEHLDGFAVTRHGWVQSYGSRVTRPSILWGDVTRPAPITVDWSRFAQSLTEKPVKGMLTGPVTILAWSFVRDDQPLRDTATQVALALRDEIRDLEAAGIRIVQVDEPALRELLPLSRGAQSDYLDWSVRAFRLATGGAADATQVHTHLCYSEFADVIDAIAALDADVTSIEAARSRGELLGDLGESGFELGIGPGVYDIHSPRVPPVAELVALIERTLEHVPLSQVWVNPDCGLKTRAYRETVLSLQNLVEATRLVRERAGIAGPVRVSG, translated from the coding sequence ATGAGCGCATTCCCCGCCGGGACGATCCTCGGCTATCCCCGCATCGGACGCCGCCGCGAGCTCAAGCGCGCGCTCGAGGCCCACTGGGCCGGTGAGATCGACGACGCGGAGCTCGAGGCCCGCACCGCCGAGCTGCGCCGCGCGACGCGCGAGCGGCTGGTCGGACTCGGCCTCGGCCGCGACGACTCGTCGATCCCGGAGTCGTTCTCGCTGTACGACCAGGTGCTCGACGCGGCGCTCGCGGTCGGCGCGCTGCCGGCCCGCTTCGACGAACTGCGCGAGCCCGACGGCTCGGTGGGCCTGGCCGCGACCTTCGCCGCCGCGCGCGGCTCGGGCGACCAGCCGCCGCTCGAGCTCACGAAGTGGTTCGACACGAACTACCACTACCTCGTACCCGAGATCGGGCCCGATACGGTGTTCGCGCCGTCGTCGGCTCGCCTCGTGCGCCAGTTCGCCGAGGCGCGAGCCGACGGGTTCATCACCAGGCCGGTCCTCGTCGGCCCGGTGACGCTCCTCGCGCTGTCGAAGGCGACGGATGCCGCGGCCCTCCGCCCCGGCGGGGCGGACGTTCCCGTCTTCCGCCCGATCGACCGGCTCGAGTCCGTCGTCGGCGCCTACGTCAGCCTGCTCGCCGACCTGCGCGAGGCGGGCGTCGACTGGGTCCAGCTGGACGAGCCGGCGCTCGTGAGTGAGAGCCTGCCCGTGTCCGCGGTCGAGCTCGCGGCTGCGGCATCCGTTGCCTATCGCGCGCTCGGAAGTGCGCCGCGACGCCCGTCGATCCTCGTCGCGGCCCCGTACGGACAGCTCGGCCAGGACGCGTGGCGGGCGCTCGCCGCCGCGCCCGTCGAGGCGATCGCGCTCGACCTCGTGCGCGGGGTCGTGCCGCTGCCGACGTCCGGTCTCGAGGGGAAGACCCTCGTGGGCGGCGTCGTGGACGGACGCAACGTGTGGCGCGGCGACCTCGACGCGGCATGGTCGTCGCTCGAGTCGCTGCGGGGCGTCGGGGCGCACACCGCCGTCGGCACCTCCACGTCGCTGCAGCACGTGCCGCACGACATCGCCGACGAGACGGGCCTCGACCCGCGGCTCGTGTCGTGGCTCGCGTTCGCCGACCAGAAGGTCGCGCAGGTGGCGACGCTCGCGCGGGGCCTCGCCGAAGGGCGGACGGCGATCGAGCCGACGCTGGCCGAGGCATCCGCCGCCCTCGCCGACCGCCGTGCCGCGCCAGGTGTGCGCGACGAGGCGGTTCGCTCGCGCGTCGCCGGGCTCGCAGAGGACGCGTTCGGTCGCACGGATGCCGCGCGGCGCCGTGCCCTGCAGGAGGATGAGCTCGACCTGCCGCTGCTGCCGACCACCACGATCGGGTCGTTCCCGCAGACCGCCGAGATCCGGCGGCTCCGCGGGCGGCGCGACCGCGGCGAGCTGAGCCAGGCGGAGTACGAAGAGCTCCTCCGGCTCGAGATCACGACGGTCGTGGGGCTGCAGGAGGAGCTCGGCCTCGACGTGCTCGTGCACGGCGAGCCGGAGCGCAACGACATGGTGCAGTACTTCGCGGAGCATCTCGACGGCTTCGCGGTGACCCGGCACGGCTGGGTGCAGTCGTACGGCTCGCGGGTGACCCGTCCGTCGATCCTGTGGGGCGACGTGACCCGGCCCGCGCCCATCACGGTGGACTGGTCGCGCTTCGCGCAGTCGCTCACCGAGAAGCCGGTCAAGGGCATGCTGACGGGTCCTGTCACGATCCTCGCGTGGTCTTTCGTCCGCGACGACCAGCCGCTGCGCGACACCGCGACCCAGGTCGCGCTCGCGCTGCGCGACGAGATCCGCGATCTCGAGGCCGCGGGCATCCGGATCGTCCAGGTCGACGAGCCCGCGTTGCGCGAGCTGCTGCCCCTGTCGCGGGGGGCGCAGTCCGACTACCTCGACTGGTCGGTGCGCGCGTTCCGGCTCGCGACCGGAGGAGCGGCGGATGCCACGCAGGTGCACACGCACCTCTGCTACTCCGAGTTCGCGGACGTCATCGACGCGATCGCGGCGCTCGACGCCGACGTCACGTCGATCGAGGCGGCGCGCAGCCGCGGCGAGCTGCTCGGCGACCTCGGCGAGTCCGGCTTCGAGCTCGGGATCGGGCCGGGCGTGTACGACATCCACTCGCCGCGCGTGCCCCCGGTGGCGGAGCTCGTGGCGCTCATCGAGCGCACGCTCGAGCACGTGCCGCTGTCGCAGGTGTGGGTCAACCCCGACTGCGGGCTCAAGACGCGCGCCTACCGCGAGACGGTGCTGTCGCTGC
- a CDS encoding methylenetetrahydrofolate reductase: MTVSSSLFTDRPGAVPFSFEVYPPRTPDAAAALHESVRRLADAGPRFISVTFGAGGSTGGRSLELLRYIRETTDVEPLAHLTCVGSTTARAEALVRQFLDAGIDRFLALRGDPPAGLGEDDAFLGELTRAADLVRLIRRVRAERGIHDGPGAPALAVAAFPNGHPRSRHPRHDIDTLLEKQAAGATFAITQVVFRADDHLSFADRAREAGVRIPILPGIMPVTSPARLRRVLELTGEAEPADLALELALAPDDESRREAGIAHAARLARELVAGGAPGIHLYAFNVHDTVLAVIREAGIPTHEKETAR, translated from the coding sequence ATGACCGTCAGCTCGAGCCTCTTCACCGACCGACCCGGTGCTGTGCCGTTCTCGTTCGAGGTCTATCCGCCGCGCACACCGGATGCCGCGGCCGCACTGCACGAGTCGGTCCGCCGCCTCGCCGATGCCGGCCCCCGCTTCATCTCGGTGACCTTCGGCGCGGGCGGCTCGACCGGCGGCCGTTCGCTTGAGCTGCTGCGGTACATCCGCGAGACGACGGACGTCGAGCCGCTCGCCCACCTCACGTGCGTCGGCAGCACGACCGCGCGGGCCGAGGCGCTCGTGCGCCAGTTCCTCGACGCCGGCATCGACCGCTTCCTCGCGCTGCGCGGCGACCCACCGGCCGGCCTCGGCGAAGACGACGCGTTCCTCGGCGAGCTCACGCGCGCGGCCGACCTCGTGCGGCTCATCCGCCGGGTGCGCGCGGAGCGCGGCATCCACGACGGACCGGGTGCGCCCGCACTCGCCGTCGCGGCGTTTCCCAACGGGCATCCGCGGTCGCGGCATCCGCGTCACGACATCGACACCCTGCTCGAGAAGCAGGCGGCGGGTGCGACGTTCGCGATCACCCAAGTGGTGTTCCGCGCGGACGACCACCTTTCGTTCGCCGACCGCGCACGCGAGGCGGGCGTGCGCATCCCGATCCTCCCGGGCATCATGCCCGTCACGTCTCCCGCGCGGCTGCGCCGCGTGCTCGAGCTCACGGGGGAGGCCGAGCCCGCCGACCTCGCCCTCGAGCTCGCGCTCGCCCCCGACGACGAGAGCCGCCGCGAGGCGGGCATCGCCCACGCCGCGCGCCTCGCGCGCGAGCTCGTCGCGGGCGGCGCACCCGGAATCCACCTCTACGCCTTCAACGTCCACGACACGGTGCTCGCGGTCATCCGCGAGGCCGGCATCCCCACCCACGAGAAGGAGACCGCACGATGA
- a CDS encoding GNAT family N-acetyltransferase, protein MPVNDLPRARLDDARALLARAFASDPVFTTSFGGGADEASRSGVRLASFVLAMTRILSGRRRMVTEDGRLVGVALTQVPLGRLARLLRLPVVGARFVPVAVAVRPRVLRRLRDYDRRCRALAPRTPHHTLTMVGVRDEARGAGHGRRLIEDAIAMAEADPGSSGIGLDTENPANVALYEHLGFHLLGVVDMGAFRAHVMFHPTSGAEGREHAPRRAAG, encoded by the coding sequence GTGCCGGTGAACGATCTGCCGCGCGCGCGTCTCGACGACGCACGCGCACTGCTCGCGCGCGCGTTCGCCTCCGACCCTGTCTTCACGACATCCTTCGGCGGTGGAGCCGACGAGGCGAGCCGCTCGGGAGTGCGCCTCGCCTCGTTCGTGCTCGCGATGACCCGGATCCTGAGTGGGCGTCGGCGCATGGTGACCGAGGACGGACGGCTTGTCGGGGTGGCCCTGACCCAGGTACCGCTGGGGCGCCTCGCCCGCCTGCTGCGACTGCCGGTCGTGGGCGCGCGATTCGTGCCCGTCGCCGTGGCTGTGCGCCCCAGAGTCCTGCGGCGGCTGCGCGACTACGACCGCCGCTGTCGCGCACTCGCGCCGCGCACCCCGCACCACACGCTCACGATGGTGGGCGTGCGAGACGAGGCGCGGGGCGCAGGCCACGGCAGGCGCCTGATCGAGGACGCGATCGCGATGGCGGAGGCCGACCCCGGCTCGAGCGGCATCGGGCTCGACACCGAGAACCCTGCGAACGTCGCACTCTACGAGCACCTCGGATTCCACCTGCTCGGCGTGGTCGACATGGGAGCCTTTCGTGCGCACGTCATGTTCCACCCGACCTCCGGCGCGGAGGGGCGCGAACATGCGCCCCGCCGCGCAGCGGGCTAG
- a CDS encoding prolyl oligopeptidase family serine peptidase produces the protein MTPELPYGTWPSPITAESVAAASPRIEGARFVDGEVWWGETVPAEGGRTTVRRRLASGAVEEVLPAPWNARSGVHEYGGGAWTALDGGRLAFVEKQDQRVWLLAPGEPPRPLTPAAGDVRYGGLTWQEGRLLAVREDHDGRRRPRRDLVAISTDDDPEVTDLVADSDFLAQPALSPGGHHLAWIAWNHPAMPWDRTELRVGRIEDGTVAEWATVSPDAATAPLQPVWLDEDDLLYVDDPTGRWNLWRMRLSADLDHRPVSPADADTGGPLWTLGPRWYARIDGGRVVAARTNGADELAVIDLESGEATPLPCPAIAGVSVEDASGSRVLVSGAGTDAPAGLWLVDADRPGEIVTVSGGSTPWDAEWNPRAVPVTYDGPHGPVHAFAYPPTNPDHTAPAGEKPPYIVFVHGGPTSHVGGAASAKIGYWTSRGIGVIDVNYGGSSGYGRAYRERLLGQWGVVDVDDVVAAVRGLADAGLADPDRLAIAGGSAGGWTVLCALYRSDVFGAGISRYGVADLRALARDTHDFESRYLDGMVGPLPEAEELYLERSPLSHLDRLTTPLLIEQGLEDRVVPPSQSEALRNALAEKGVPHAYLPFEDEGHGFRRAETIVRTLEAELSFLGQVFGFDPPGVERLELD, from the coding sequence GTGACCCCCGAGCTGCCGTACGGGACCTGGCCCTCGCCCATCACCGCCGAATCGGTCGCCGCCGCGTCGCCGCGCATCGAAGGCGCACGGTTCGTCGACGGCGAGGTGTGGTGGGGCGAGACCGTCCCGGCCGAGGGCGGCCGCACGACCGTGCGCCGACGCCTCGCGTCCGGAGCGGTCGAGGAGGTGCTGCCGGCGCCGTGGAACGCGCGCTCGGGCGTGCACGAGTACGGCGGCGGCGCGTGGACCGCGCTCGACGGCGGTCGCCTCGCGTTCGTCGAGAAGCAGGATCAGCGCGTGTGGCTGCTGGCTCCGGGCGAGCCTCCGCGTCCGCTCACACCCGCCGCGGGCGACGTCCGCTACGGGGGGCTCACGTGGCAGGAGGGCCGGCTGCTCGCGGTCCGCGAAGACCACGACGGGCGCCGCCGCCCGCGGCGAGACCTCGTGGCGATCTCGACGGACGACGACCCCGAGGTCACCGACCTCGTGGCCGACAGCGACTTCCTCGCGCAGCCCGCGCTGTCGCCCGGCGGCCATCACCTCGCGTGGATCGCGTGGAACCACCCTGCGATGCCGTGGGACCGAACCGAGCTGCGGGTCGGCCGCATCGAAGACGGCACGGTCGCCGAGTGGGCGACGGTGTCGCCGGATGCCGCGACCGCCCCACTGCAGCCGGTGTGGCTCGACGAGGACGACCTGCTCTACGTCGACGATCCGACCGGCCGCTGGAACCTGTGGCGGATGCGCCTGTCCGCCGACCTCGACCACCGCCCCGTGTCGCCCGCCGACGCCGACACCGGCGGCCCGCTGTGGACGCTCGGACCGCGGTGGTACGCGCGGATCGACGGCGGCCGCGTCGTCGCGGCGCGCACGAACGGGGCGGACGAGCTCGCCGTCATCGACCTCGAGTCCGGTGAGGCGACCCCGCTCCCCTGTCCGGCGATCGCGGGGGTGAGCGTCGAGGACGCATCGGGGTCGCGGGTGCTCGTCTCGGGCGCAGGAACGGATGCCCCGGCGGGGCTGTGGCTGGTCGACGCCGACCGACCGGGCGAGATCGTGACGGTGAGCGGCGGCTCCACCCCGTGGGACGCCGAGTGGAACCCGCGTGCGGTCCCGGTCACCTACGACGGCCCCCACGGGCCCGTGCACGCCTTCGCGTATCCCCCGACGAACCCCGATCACACCGCGCCCGCGGGCGAGAAGCCTCCGTACATCGTGTTCGTGCACGGCGGTCCGACGTCGCACGTCGGGGGCGCGGCATCCGCCAAGATCGGGTACTGGACCAGTCGCGGAATCGGCGTGATCGACGTCAACTACGGCGGGTCGTCCGGCTACGGCCGCGCGTACCGCGAGCGCCTCCTCGGCCAGTGGGGCGTCGTCGACGTCGACGACGTCGTGGCGGCCGTGCGCGGCCTCGCCGATGCGGGACTGGCCGACCCCGACCGCCTCGCGATAGCGGGTGGCTCGGCGGGCGGCTGGACCGTGCTGTGCGCTCTCTACCGAAGCGACGTGTTCGGCGCGGGAATCAGCCGCTACGGCGTCGCGGATCTGCGCGCGCTCGCGCGCGACACGCACGACTTCGAGTCGCGCTACCTCGACGGCATGGTGGGCCCGCTGCCCGAGGCCGAGGAGCTGTACCTCGAGCGCTCCCCGCTCTCGCACCTCGACCGGCTCACGACGCCACTGCTCATCGAGCAGGGCCTCGAGGACCGCGTCGTCCCCCCGTCGCAATCCGAGGCGCTGCGGAACGCCCTCGCCGAGAAGGGCGTGCCGCACGCGTACCTCCCGTTCGAGGACGAGGGCCACGGGTTCCGGCGCGCCGAGACGATCGTGCGCACGCTCGAAGCCGAGCTCAGCTTCCTCGGGCAGGTCTTCGGGTTCGACCCGCCCGGCGTCGAGCGGCTCGAGCTCGACTGA